The following are from one region of the Sorghum bicolor cultivar BTx623 chromosome 2, Sorghum_bicolor_NCBIv3, whole genome shotgun sequence genome:
- the LOC8062762 gene encoding cytochrome P450 76M5 has translation MDASTLLWFLYISLASCLLYKLFFASTKTSSGKARRRAPPGPAPLPLVGNILELRGEPHHALARLAATHGPVMSLRLGTTDAIVVTSAAAARDVLQRYDHVLAARSVSDAGRALGNHEHSVIWLPPTSPLWKRLRAVCTNHLFSARALDATRAAREEGVRQLVACLGRHAGETPVDVGRAVFSCVLNLVSRALFSEDVVADLSSDQAQELEMLVRDTVEEVTKPNLSDLFPVLARLDLQGRRRRSAEFVARFYDFFDPIIARRIEARGGGGEKIDDDFLDVLLQLHSMGQLSLQTIKSFLLDLFAAGTDTNAITVEWTMAELLRHPAVMAKVRAELREALGSKPHPDESDVGRLPYLRAVVMESMRLHPPSPMLMPHLAMAGGAEVGGFEVPAGTKVIINLWAIMRDRATWAEPEAFVPERFVGASDAEFRGKDRLEFMPFGAGRRSCPGTPMATRVVTLLLASMLHAFEWRLPEGMQPGDVDVRDRFGTSLNMVTPLKAVPVPSQR, from the exons atggacGCTTCAACCCTGCTATGGTTCCTCTACATCTCGCTCGCCTCCTGCCTCCTCTACAAGCTCTTCTTCGCTTCAACCAAGACGAGCTCCGGCAAGGCGCGGCGGCGCGCACCGCCGGGCCCGGCGCCTCTGCCGCTCGTCGGCAACATCCTGGAGCTCCGTGGCGAGCCGCACCACGCCCTCGCCAGGCTCGCCGCGACGCACGGCCCGGTGATGTCCCTGAGGCTGGGCACCACCGACGCCATCGTGGTCAcctccgccgcggcggcgcgcgACGTGCTGCAGAGGTACGACCACGTGCTGGCGGCGCGGTCGGTGAGCGACGCCGGGCGCGCGCTGGGGAACCACGAGCACTCCGTCATCTGGCTCCCGCCCACCAGCCCGCTGTGGAAGCGGCTCCGCGCCGTGTGCACCAACCACCTCTTCTCGGCGCGCGCGCTGGACGCCACGCGCGCCGCGCGGGAGGAAGGGGTGAGGCAGCTGGTCGCCTGCCTGGGCCGCCACGCCGGCGAGACCCCCGTGGACGTGGGCCGCGCCGTGTTCTCGTGCGTGCTCAACCTCGTCTCCCGCGCGCTCTTCTCCGAGGACGTGGTGGCCGACCTCAGCTCCGACCAAGCGCAGGAGCTGGAGATGCTGGTGAGGGACACCGTCGAGGAGGTCACCAAGCCCAACCTCTCGGACCTCTTCCCCGTGCTCGCCAGGCTCGACCTgcagggccgccgccgccgctccgctgAGTTCGTGGCGAGGTTCTACGACTTCTTCGATCCGATCATCGCCCGCCGCATCGaagcgcgcggcggcggtggtgaaaAGATTGATGATGATTTCTTGGACGTGTTGCTTCAGCTTCACTCGATGGGTCAACTCAGCCTGCAAACCATCAAGTCTTTTCTTTTG GATCTGTTTGCCGCTGGAACGGACACGAACGCGATCACGGTGGAGTGGACGATGGCGGAGCTGCTCCGGCACCCGGCCGTGATGGCCAAGGTCCGGGCGGAGCTGCGGGAGGCGCTGGGCTCGAAGCCTCACCCGGACGAGTCGGACGTCGGCAGGCTGCCCTATCTCCGCGCCGTGGTGATGGAGAGCATGCGGCTCCACCCGCCGAGCCCGATGCTGATGCCGCACCtggccatggccggcggcgcgGAGGTGGGCGGATTCGAGGTGCCCGCCGGCACCAAGGTGATCATAAACCTGTGGGCGATCATGCGCGACCGGGCGACGTGGGCGGAGCCCGAGGCGTTCGTGCCGGAGCGGTTCGTGGGCGCGAGCGACGCGGAGTTCCGTGGGAAGGACCGGCTCGAGTTCATGCCGTTCGGGGCCGGCCGGAGGTCGTGCCCCGGCACGCCGATGGCCACGCGGGTGGTGACGCTGCTCCTGGCATCCATGCTCCACGCGTTCGAGTGGAGGCTGCCCGAGGGGATGCAGCCGGGCGACGTGGACGTCAGGGACCGGTTTGGAACGTCGCTCAACATGGTCACGCCGCTCAAGGCCGTGCCGGTGCCGTCGCAACGGTGA
- the LOC8062763 gene encoding probable potassium transporter 17 isoform X1 has translation MTTVSHLDLEAGWPGPGPGRGGGGGPPEYEQAEVGNFRKDLALAYKTLGVVFGGLVTSPLYVYPSMNLSSPTKDDYMGLYSIMFWTLTLIGVVKYVGIALNADDHGEGGTFAMYSLLCRHADIGILPSKKVYSEEEPLLQNQSARAGRPSWLGKFFERSITARRALLFMAILGMCMLIGDGILTPAISVLSAIQGLRGPFPSVSNAVVEVLSAVILIGLFLLQKYGTSKVSFLFSPIMAAWTFTTPIIGLYSIVHYYPGIFKAISPHYIVRFFLRNKKEGWRMLGGTVLCITGAEAMFADLGHFSKKSIQIAFLSSIYPSLILTYAGQTAYLINNVNDFSDGFYKFVPRPVYWPMFIIATLAAIVASQSLISATFSVIKQSVVLDYFPRVKVVHTSQHKEGEVYSPETNYILMVLCVSVILGFGAGNAIGNAFGVVVIMVMLITTIMLTLVMIIIWRTPPVLVALYFVPFFIMEGSYVSAVFTKIPEGGWLPFAVSIILALVMFGWYYGRQRKMEYEMANKVTVERLTELLARPEVQRVPGLCFFYSNIQDGLTPILGHYIKNMSSLHAVTVFVTLRYLLVAKVDERERILVRRLGPNGVYGCTVQYGYADSLGNGDLAAQVTSSLRRHFETTTEAGEEEAASLEAARMTGVVHVRGKMRFYVGDDAGWFDKVMLGFYEFLHGICRSALPALGTPLQQRVEIGMLYKV, from the exons ATGACGACGGTGAGCCACCTGGATCTCGAGGCCGGCTggcccggccccggccccggccgcggcggcggcggcggtccgcCCGAATATGAGCAGGCGGAG GTCGGCAATTTTCGCAAAGATCTAGCCCTTGCTTACAAGACTCTCGGCGTTGTGTTTGGTGGCCTCGTCACGTCCCCCCTCTACGTTTACCCCTCAATGAACTTGTCATCTCCTACAAAAGATGACTACATGGGGTTATACAGCATAATGTTTTGGACTCTTACTTTGATTGGTGTGGTCAAGTATGTAGGCATAGCACTTAATGCCGACGATCATGGTGAAG GAGGTACATTTGCCATGTACTCTCTGTTGTGTAGGCATGCTGATATAGGCATACTTCCTTCCAAAAAAGTTTATTCGGAAGAAGAGCCTCTACTTCAGAATCAGTCTGCAAGAGCTGGAAGGCCTAGCTGGCTGGGGAAGTTCTTTGAGCGAAGCATAACAGCCAGAAGAGCACTGCTGTTCATGGCAATACTGGGAATGTGCATGCTCATTGGGGATGGCATACTCACTCCTGCTATTTCAG TATTATCAGCAATTCAAGGGCTAAGAGGGCCATTTCCTTCTGTCAGCAACG CTGTAGTCGAAGTTCTGTCTGCTGTGATCCTTATCGGCTTATTCTTACTGCAAAAGTATGGAACCTCAAAAGTGAGCTTTCTGTTTTCACCGATCATGGCAGCATGGACTTTCACCACTCCAATTATCGGCTTGTATAGCATTGTTCATTACTATCCCGGCATCTTCAAAGCCATCTCACCTCATTATATTGTTCGCTTCTTCCTGAGAAATAAAAAGGAAGGGTGGCGCATGCTCGGTGGAACTGTTCTATGCATCACCG GTGCTGAAGCTATGTTTGCAGATCTTGGCCACTTCAGTAAGAAGAGTATTCAG ATAGCATTTCTGTCTAGCATATATCCTTCTCTGATCCTCACATATGCTGGGCAAACAGCGTACCTCATCAACAATGTTAACGACTTCAGTGACGGATTCTACAAATTTGTCCCTCGCCCTGTTTACTGGCCCATGTTCATCATCGCAACGCTGGCAGCAATCGTCGCAAGCCAATCCTTAATATCTGCAACATTTTCAGTCATCAAGCAATCCGTTGTCCTGGACTACTTCCCACGCGTCAAGGTGGTGCACACGTCTCAGCATAAAGAAGGGGAGGTTTACTCCCCAGAAACCAATTACATCCTCATGGTACTATGCGTCAGTGTCATACTAGGCTTTGGTGCTGGAAATGCGATCGGGAACGCATTCG GTgttgtggtcatcatggtcatgCTCATAACCACAATCATGCTCACCCTGGTGATGATCATTATATGGAGAACACCACCTGTTCTTGTGGCGCTTTACTTCGTGCCTTTCTTCATCATGGAAGGATCTTATGTCAGTGCAGTCTTCACCAAGATCCCTGAAGGCGGGTGGCTCCCCTTTGCagtgtccatcatcctggcACTGGTCATGTTCGGCTGGTATTACGGCAGGCAACGGAAGATGGAGTACGAGATGGCGAACAAGGTGACCGTGGAGCGCCTCACCGAGCTCCTTGCGAGGCCGGAGGTGCAGAGGGTCCCCGGGCTTTGCTTCTTCTACAGCAACATTCAGGACGGGCTCACTCCAATCCTCGGCCACTACATCAAGAACATGAGCTCGCTGCACGCGGTCACGGTCTTCGTCACCCTGCGATACCTGTTGGTGGCCAAGGTGGACGAGCGGGAGAGGATCCTCGTCAGGAGGCTGGGGCCGAACGGGGTGTACGGCTGCACTGTCCAGTACGGGTACGCCGACAGCCTCGGCAACGGCGACCTCGCCGCGCAGGTCACGAGCTCCCTGCGGCGGCACTTTGAGACGACGAcggaggcgggggaggaggaggccgcgagtCTGGAGGCGGCGAGGATGACCGGCGTGGTGCACGTTCGGGGTAAGATGAGGTTCTACGTGGGCGACGACGCCGGGTGGTTCGACAAGGTCATGCTCGGGTTCTACGAGTTCCTGCACGGCATCTGTCGCTCCGCGCTGCCGGCGCTGGGGACGCCGCTGCAACAGCGAGTCGAGATCGGCATGCTGTACAAGGTTTGA
- the LOC8062763 gene encoding probable potassium transporter 17 isoform X2: MNLSSPTKDDYMGLYSIMFWTLTLIGVVKYVGIALNADDHGEGGTFAMYSLLCRHADIGILPSKKVYSEEEPLLQNQSARAGRPSWLGKFFERSITARRALLFMAILGMCMLIGDGILTPAISVLSAIQGLRGPFPSVSNAVVEVLSAVILIGLFLLQKYGTSKVSFLFSPIMAAWTFTTPIIGLYSIVHYYPGIFKAISPHYIVRFFLRNKKEGWRMLGGTVLCITGAEAMFADLGHFSKKSIQIAFLSSIYPSLILTYAGQTAYLINNVNDFSDGFYKFVPRPVYWPMFIIATLAAIVASQSLISATFSVIKQSVVLDYFPRVKVVHTSQHKEGEVYSPETNYILMVLCVSVILGFGAGNAIGNAFGVVVIMVMLITTIMLTLVMIIIWRTPPVLVALYFVPFFIMEGSYVSAVFTKIPEGGWLPFAVSIILALVMFGWYYGRQRKMEYEMANKVTVERLTELLARPEVQRVPGLCFFYSNIQDGLTPILGHYIKNMSSLHAVTVFVTLRYLLVAKVDERERILVRRLGPNGVYGCTVQYGYADSLGNGDLAAQVTSSLRRHFETTTEAGEEEAASLEAARMTGVVHVRGKMRFYVGDDAGWFDKVMLGFYEFLHGICRSALPALGTPLQQRVEIGMLYKV, from the exons ATGAACTTGTCATCTCCTACAAAAGATGACTACATGGGGTTATACAGCATAATGTTTTGGACTCTTACTTTGATTGGTGTGGTCAAGTATGTAGGCATAGCACTTAATGCCGACGATCATGGTGAAG GAGGTACATTTGCCATGTACTCTCTGTTGTGTAGGCATGCTGATATAGGCATACTTCCTTCCAAAAAAGTTTATTCGGAAGAAGAGCCTCTACTTCAGAATCAGTCTGCAAGAGCTGGAAGGCCTAGCTGGCTGGGGAAGTTCTTTGAGCGAAGCATAACAGCCAGAAGAGCACTGCTGTTCATGGCAATACTGGGAATGTGCATGCTCATTGGGGATGGCATACTCACTCCTGCTATTTCAG TATTATCAGCAATTCAAGGGCTAAGAGGGCCATTTCCTTCTGTCAGCAACG CTGTAGTCGAAGTTCTGTCTGCTGTGATCCTTATCGGCTTATTCTTACTGCAAAAGTATGGAACCTCAAAAGTGAGCTTTCTGTTTTCACCGATCATGGCAGCATGGACTTTCACCACTCCAATTATCGGCTTGTATAGCATTGTTCATTACTATCCCGGCATCTTCAAAGCCATCTCACCTCATTATATTGTTCGCTTCTTCCTGAGAAATAAAAAGGAAGGGTGGCGCATGCTCGGTGGAACTGTTCTATGCATCACCG GTGCTGAAGCTATGTTTGCAGATCTTGGCCACTTCAGTAAGAAGAGTATTCAG ATAGCATTTCTGTCTAGCATATATCCTTCTCTGATCCTCACATATGCTGGGCAAACAGCGTACCTCATCAACAATGTTAACGACTTCAGTGACGGATTCTACAAATTTGTCCCTCGCCCTGTTTACTGGCCCATGTTCATCATCGCAACGCTGGCAGCAATCGTCGCAAGCCAATCCTTAATATCTGCAACATTTTCAGTCATCAAGCAATCCGTTGTCCTGGACTACTTCCCACGCGTCAAGGTGGTGCACACGTCTCAGCATAAAGAAGGGGAGGTTTACTCCCCAGAAACCAATTACATCCTCATGGTACTATGCGTCAGTGTCATACTAGGCTTTGGTGCTGGAAATGCGATCGGGAACGCATTCG GTgttgtggtcatcatggtcatgCTCATAACCACAATCATGCTCACCCTGGTGATGATCATTATATGGAGAACACCACCTGTTCTTGTGGCGCTTTACTTCGTGCCTTTCTTCATCATGGAAGGATCTTATGTCAGTGCAGTCTTCACCAAGATCCCTGAAGGCGGGTGGCTCCCCTTTGCagtgtccatcatcctggcACTGGTCATGTTCGGCTGGTATTACGGCAGGCAACGGAAGATGGAGTACGAGATGGCGAACAAGGTGACCGTGGAGCGCCTCACCGAGCTCCTTGCGAGGCCGGAGGTGCAGAGGGTCCCCGGGCTTTGCTTCTTCTACAGCAACATTCAGGACGGGCTCACTCCAATCCTCGGCCACTACATCAAGAACATGAGCTCGCTGCACGCGGTCACGGTCTTCGTCACCCTGCGATACCTGTTGGTGGCCAAGGTGGACGAGCGGGAGAGGATCCTCGTCAGGAGGCTGGGGCCGAACGGGGTGTACGGCTGCACTGTCCAGTACGGGTACGCCGACAGCCTCGGCAACGGCGACCTCGCCGCGCAGGTCACGAGCTCCCTGCGGCGGCACTTTGAGACGACGAcggaggcgggggaggaggaggccgcgagtCTGGAGGCGGCGAGGATGACCGGCGTGGTGCACGTTCGGGGTAAGATGAGGTTCTACGTGGGCGACGACGCCGGGTGGTTCGACAAGGTCATGCTCGGGTTCTACGAGTTCCTGCACGGCATCTGTCGCTCCGCGCTGCCGGCGCTGGGGACGCCGCTGCAACAGCGAGTCGAGATCGGCATGCTGTACAAGGTTTGA